The proteins below come from a single Acidovorax sp. NCPPB 4044 genomic window:
- a CDS encoding TonB-dependent receptor: MPSPLLSSPRAWALLLGSVPMAALAQSSVPDASPAVLPPVEVKERTEAPRLSQPAGASSRLGLSVRETPASIDVVPRDLLAERGLRTVSEAAQAAVGVLAGDFPAEPAAFSMRGFANSQINTLYNGIKIGPPNMTSRVMGTANLERVEFLKGPASLMSGEGAAGGAVNFVTRAPHRGPVETEVTTAVGSFGERRLSVGAGGTTAWKDVDFRIDASGSDTDGYVHDTAQRLWHLSGGLDWYVQPGLKLFAAAEVKRDRGHPYWGTPLVSAGAPGIEPQAGVVSGTYTSGFNGSVLGPVAIDRRTLRTNYNVLDNRNEARETWLRAGLDWRLDAAWAVRSQFYRYTATRSWLNNEVLAFNTGTGRVDRERFFVAQDQTTTGNKTELQWDGRLAGRENRFVAALELSETDLTRPGAANFPGDSVSLVAPDRGLYGLLVQQRQTTQLRNAALALEDRLRITPAVAVITGLRHESIELDRTSTNAAGAARTGFPYGKTWHPTTGRLGFTWEPAAGTMLYAQAATGADVAANNIFLLGPTQPLELTRARNAEVGVKQAFWQDRGEWTLALYDATRRNVYAAQGGQSLAQAGALQSRGAEMSLTLRPTAAWSLWTQWAVNRARYEDFTLANGTSFSGHAPPNTPRVLASVGAGYRFTAGLPMQVSASLRHVGERFHSDTNTVRLAAYRVLDASWSVDVAPGTQLTLRGRNLTNKVYAAWADPFYPDQILLGAPRSFELALRWTL; encoded by the coding sequence ATGCCTTCTCCATTGCTCTCCAGCCCCCGCGCGTGGGCCCTCCTGTTGGGTTCCGTGCCCATGGCCGCGCTCGCGCAGTCTTCCGTGCCTGATGCTTCGCCGGCCGTGCTGCCACCGGTGGAGGTGAAGGAGCGCACCGAGGCCCCGCGCCTTTCGCAGCCCGCCGGGGCGTCGTCGCGGCTGGGGCTTTCCGTGCGCGAGACGCCGGCCTCCATCGACGTGGTGCCGCGCGACCTGCTCGCCGAGCGCGGCCTGCGCACGGTGTCCGAAGCCGCGCAGGCGGCCGTGGGCGTGCTGGCCGGCGATTTTCCGGCGGAGCCCGCGGCATTTTCGATGCGCGGCTTTGCCAACAGCCAGATCAACACGCTCTACAACGGCATCAAGATCGGGCCGCCCAACATGACCTCGCGCGTGATGGGCACGGCGAACCTGGAGCGTGTCGAATTCCTCAAGGGCCCGGCGTCGCTGATGTCGGGCGAGGGTGCCGCCGGTGGCGCGGTGAACTTCGTCACGCGCGCGCCGCACCGCGGGCCGGTCGAGACCGAGGTGACCACCGCCGTGGGCTCCTTCGGCGAGCGCCGGCTGTCCGTGGGCGCAGGGGGCACCACGGCCTGGAAGGATGTCGATTTCCGCATCGACGCGAGCGGCTCGGACACCGACGGCTACGTGCACGACACCGCGCAGCGCCTGTGGCACCTCTCGGGCGGGCTCGATTGGTACGTGCAGCCCGGGCTGAAGCTGTTCGCGGCGGCGGAAGTCAAGCGCGACCGCGGGCATCCGTACTGGGGAACACCACTGGTGTCGGCCGGGGCACCGGGCATCGAGCCGCAGGCGGGCGTGGTGTCGGGCACGTACACCTCGGGCTTCAACGGCAGCGTGCTGGGGCCGGTGGCGATCGACCGGCGCACGCTGCGCACCAACTACAACGTGCTGGACAACCGCAACGAAGCGCGCGAGACGTGGCTGCGCGCCGGCCTGGACTGGCGCCTCGATGCGGCCTGGGCGGTGCGCAGCCAGTTCTACCGCTACACGGCCACGCGATCGTGGTTGAACAACGAGGTGCTGGCGTTCAACACCGGCACGGGGCGCGTGGACCGGGAGCGCTTCTTCGTCGCCCAGGACCAGACCACGACCGGCAACAAGACCGAGTTGCAGTGGGACGGCCGACTGGCGGGGCGCGAGAACCGCTTCGTCGCCGCGCTGGAACTGAGCGAGACCGATCTCACCCGCCCGGGCGCCGCCAACTTCCCCGGAGACAGCGTGTCGCTGGTCGCGCCCGACCGTGGCCTCTATGGCCTGCTGGTGCAGCAGCGGCAGACGACGCAGTTGCGCAATGCCGCGCTTGCGCTGGAAGACCGGCTGCGCATCACGCCGGCCGTGGCGGTGATCACGGGTCTGCGCCATGAGTCGATCGAACTCGACCGCACCTCCACGAATGCGGCTGGCGCGGCGCGCACGGGATTCCCGTACGGCAAGACCTGGCACCCCACCACGGGCCGGCTGGGCTTCACCTGGGAGCCCGCCGCGGGCACCATGCTCTATGCCCAGGCGGCCACGGGCGCCGATGTGGCTGCCAACAACATCTTCCTGCTGGGCCCCACGCAGCCCCTGGAGCTGACCCGGGCACGCAATGCCGAGGTCGGCGTGAAGCAGGCCTTCTGGCAGGACCGCGGCGAATGGACGCTGGCGCTGTACGACGCCACGCGCCGCAATGTCTATGCGGCGCAGGGCGGGCAGTCGCTCGCGCAGGCCGGCGCGCTCCAGTCGCGCGGCGCCGAGATGTCGCTCACGCTGCGCCCCACGGCGGCCTGGAGCCTCTGGACGCAATGGGCGGTGAACCGCGCGCGCTACGAGGATTTCACGCTCGCGAACGGCACGTCGTTCTCCGGCCACGCGCCCCCGAACACGCCGCGCGTGCTGGCCAGTGTGGGCGCCGGCTACCGCTTCACGGCGGGCCTGCCCATGCAGGTTTCGGCCTCGCTGCGGCACGTGGGCGAGCGTTTCCACAGCGACACCAACACGGTGCGGCTTGCCGCCTACCGTGTGCTCGATGCGTCGTGGAGCGTGGACGTCGCGCCCGGCACCCAGCTCACGCTGCGCGGGCGCAATCTGACCAACAAGGTCTATGCGGCGTGGGCCGATCCGTTCTACCCCGACCAGATCCTGCTCGGCGCGCCGCGCAGTTTCGAGCTGGCGCTGCGCTGGACGCTCTGA
- a CDS encoding ABC transporter ATP-binding protein, with the protein MAGGLQAEGLGWQSPRGDWLLQGVTVQAAAGECVAVAGPNGAGKSTLLKLLAGRLAPAEGAARWQGQDMARWSAVERARSVAVLGQDDAAQGGLRARDYVALGRLPHEGRVSAGEHARAVDDALRTCGVDALVDRRLGSLSGGERQRLHLARALAQEPALLLLDEPTNHLDLAARADVLALVRGLGITVVAVLHELSLVPSFADRAWVLQAGRLVAEGPPAEALRRECVSRVFGMELVRTRHPRHGGTLWSFEREAA; encoded by the coding sequence ATGGCGGGCGGACTGCAGGCCGAAGGGCTCGGATGGCAGTCCCCGCGGGGGGACTGGCTGCTGCAGGGCGTCACGGTGCAGGCCGCAGCGGGCGAGTGCGTGGCGGTGGCCGGCCCCAACGGTGCCGGCAAGAGCACGCTGCTCAAGCTGCTGGCGGGCCGCCTCGCGCCGGCCGAGGGCGCCGCGCGCTGGCAGGGGCAGGACATGGCGCGCTGGTCCGCCGTGGAGCGCGCCCGCAGCGTGGCCGTGCTCGGCCAGGACGATGCCGCCCAGGGCGGGCTGCGCGCGCGCGACTATGTGGCGCTCGGCCGCCTGCCGCACGAGGGCCGCGTGTCCGCTGGCGAGCATGCCCGTGCCGTGGACGACGCATTGCGCACCTGCGGCGTGGATGCGCTCGTGGACCGGCGGCTCGGCAGCCTCTCGGGCGGGGAGCGCCAGCGCCTGCACCTGGCCCGCGCGCTCGCGCAGGAGCCCGCGCTGCTGCTGCTCGACGAGCCCACCAATCACCTCGACCTGGCCGCCCGTGCCGACGTGCTGGCGCTGGTGCGCGGGCTGGGGATCACCGTGGTGGCGGTGCTGCACGAGCTGTCGCTCGTGCCGTCGTTCGCCGACCGGGCCTGGGTGCTGCAGGCAGGCCGGCTCGTGGCCGAAGGTCCACCGGCCGAGGCGCTGCGGCGGGAATGCGTGTCGCGCGTGTTCGGGATGGAACTGGTGCGCACCCGGCACCCGCGCCACGGGGGCACGCTGTGGTCGTTCGAGCGCGAAGCCGCATGA
- a CDS encoding ABC transporter substrate-binding protein yields the protein MRRAVRWGLGAALAGAVAAASAAAPGFPVSVPNCGETLRVDKPPQRLVVHDLNMTEMALALGLRPALVGVTGITGWYKQTGAALLETLAGVPELAPRYPTLETLVAARPDLFFAGWYYGMQPGGEVTPATLARHGIQTLVLSESCAQNQPDKPRATMDLLYGDMRRLGAVFGRGAEAERLVAAWQARVRAAAQPALPERPGVFVYDSGEDKPFTAGRSAMPTALIDAAGGRNVLDDLPMSWGTAAWETVARRNPQFVVLLDYQNGQGPDHLERVLRAHPAMRLTDAVREGRFIVLRYAELTPGPANIAAIEKLARALRSTR from the coding sequence ATGAGGCGCGCGGTGCGGTGGGGCCTGGGCGCGGCCCTGGCGGGGGCCGTGGCCGCGGCGTCGGCCGCCGCGCCGGGCTTTCCGGTGTCGGTGCCCAACTGCGGCGAGACGCTGCGCGTGGACAAGCCGCCGCAGCGCCTCGTCGTGCACGACCTGAACATGACCGAGATGGCGCTGGCGCTCGGACTGCGGCCTGCGCTGGTGGGGGTGACGGGGATCACCGGCTGGTACAAGCAGACCGGTGCCGCCTTGCTGGAGACGCTGGCCGGTGTGCCCGAGCTGGCCCCCAGGTACCCCACGCTCGAAACCCTGGTGGCGGCGCGGCCCGACCTGTTTTTCGCGGGCTGGTACTACGGCATGCAGCCGGGCGGCGAGGTGACGCCGGCCACGCTGGCGCGCCACGGCATCCAGACGCTGGTGCTCAGCGAGAGCTGCGCGCAGAACCAGCCCGACAAGCCGCGTGCCACCATGGACCTGCTGTACGGCGACATGCGCCGCCTGGGAGCGGTCTTCGGCCGCGGCGCGGAAGCGGAGCGACTCGTGGCCGCCTGGCAGGCGCGGGTGCGCGCTGCGGCGCAACCCGCGCTGCCGGAGCGGCCCGGCGTGTTCGTCTACGACTCCGGCGAGGACAAGCCCTTCACCGCAGGGCGGTCGGCCATGCCCACCGCCCTCATCGACGCGGCCGGCGGGCGCAACGTGCTGGACGACCTGCCCATGAGCTGGGGCACGGCCGCCTGGGAGACCGTGGCCCGGCGCAATCCGCAGTTCGTGGTGCTGCTGGATTACCAGAACGGCCAGGGGCCCGACCACCTGGAGCGCGTGCTGCGCGCGCACCCCGCGATGCGCCTGACCGATGCCGTGCGCGAGGGGCGTTTCATCGTGCTGCGCTATGCCGAGCTCACGCCCGGCCCCGCCAACATCGCGGCGATCGAGAAGCTCGCCCGCGCGCTGCGGAGCACCCGGTGA
- a CDS encoding FecCD family ABC transporter permease yields MSLPAPPPRTPRARHAARSGQRWSGLGRWRAALHWALAGLLAALVTLSLLAGSTDIGWRDVVAALAGPGGGAQADGAPAMAAAIVRDLRLPRVLLALAVGATLAMVGSLLQTTTRNDLADPFLFGLSSGASAGAVAVITLAGTALGTWTLPLATFAGALVAAAAVLLIVRGGEGQGAARIVLAGVSVSFLFGAFTHALIFAGDQRAAHSVVFWSLGGLGLARWDNLWLALAGLLVPALFVARRHRALDALLAGDDTAHSLGVDPRRLRTQTFVVAAFATACCVALTGLIGFVGLMVPHLARRWTGPLHGASTAAAAVIGAVLLLGSDLAARTLLGAQELPVGIVTSGLGACFVIALLRRGDGGA; encoded by the coding sequence GTGAGCCTGCCGGCACCTCCGCCCCGCACGCCCCGCGCCCGGCACGCCGCGCGCAGCGGGCAGCGGTGGAGCGGGCTGGGGCGGTGGCGCGCTGCCTTGCACTGGGCGCTGGCCGGGCTGCTGGCAGCGCTGGTGACGCTGTCGCTGCTGGCCGGCAGCACCGACATCGGCTGGCGCGACGTGGTCGCCGCGCTGGCCGGCCCGGGCGGTGGCGCGCAGGCCGATGGCGCGCCCGCCATGGCCGCCGCCATCGTGCGCGACCTGCGGCTGCCGCGCGTGCTGCTGGCATTGGCGGTGGGCGCCACGCTCGCCATGGTGGGCAGCCTGCTGCAGACCACCACGCGCAACGATCTCGCGGACCCGTTCCTCTTCGGCCTGTCGTCCGGCGCCTCGGCCGGCGCGGTGGCGGTGATCACGCTCGCCGGGACCGCGCTGGGCACCTGGACCCTGCCGCTGGCCACCTTCGCCGGCGCGCTGGTGGCGGCCGCCGCCGTGCTGCTGATCGTGCGTGGCGGCGAGGGGCAGGGCGCCGCGCGCATCGTGCTGGCGGGCGTATCGGTGTCATTCCTGTTCGGCGCGTTCACGCATGCGCTCATCTTCGCGGGCGACCAGCGCGCCGCGCATTCGGTGGTGTTCTGGTCGCTCGGGGGGCTGGGTCTGGCGCGCTGGGACAACCTGTGGCTGGCGCTGGCGGGCCTGCTGGTGCCGGCGCTGTTCGTGGCACGGCGCCACCGCGCGCTCGATGCGCTGCTGGCTGGCGACGACACCGCCCACAGCCTGGGCGTGGATCCGCGGCGGCTGCGCACGCAGACCTTCGTGGTGGCGGCCTTCGCCACCGCGTGCTGCGTGGCGCTCACCGGCCTGATCGGATTCGTCGGCTTGATGGTGCCGCACCTCGCGCGGCGTTGGACCGGGCCCCTGCATGGCGCGTCGACCGCGGCGGCGGCGGTGATCGGCGCGGTGCTGCTGCTGGGCAGCGACCTGGCCGCGCGCACGCTGCTGGGCGCTCAGGAGCTGCCGGTGGGCATCGTGACGTCGGGGCTGGGGGCGTGCTTCGTGATCGCCTTGCTGCGCCGCGGAGACGGCGGCGCCTGA
- a CDS encoding DUF2325 domain-containing protein, producing the protein MRGLPEPVLDEHCALLAEYGRAQLRCSRDLAAQARRIQDLQAEAVRLRARAIVAETALAYAREDRQRHEEALPGLHRRRALARQVEGLTQRLQGLMREVLHWQWRAAARAAPAPDAAQALPELPRSVVCIARGPRGALVARALGAPEALAATPPGVVPAAPEAEGARDDPAAFEASLRAADFVICQTGCVGHDDYWRVQDHCRRTGKPCVLVDQPQVVHVMRGLARTAVQEPAD; encoded by the coding sequence ATGAGAGGTTTGCCGGAACCCGTGCTGGACGAGCACTGCGCATTGCTGGCCGAGTACGGCCGCGCGCAACTGCGCTGCAGCCGCGACCTGGCCGCGCAGGCGCGGCGCATCCAGGACCTGCAGGCCGAGGCCGTGCGGCTGCGGGCGCGCGCCATCGTGGCGGAGACGGCGCTCGCCTATGCGCGCGAAGACCGCCAGCGGCATGAAGAGGCCCTCCCCGGGCTGCACCGCCGCCGTGCGCTCGCGCGGCAGGTGGAGGGCCTCACGCAGCGGCTGCAGGGCCTGATGCGCGAGGTGCTGCACTGGCAGTGGCGCGCTGCTGCACGCGCCGCTCCGGCACCAGACGCCGCGCAGGCGCTGCCCGAGCTGCCCCGGTCGGTGGTGTGCATCGCCCGCGGGCCACGCGGTGCGCTGGTGGCGCGGGCGCTGGGCGCCCCGGAGGCCCTGGCGGCGACGCCTCCCGGGGTGGTTCCGGCGGCGCCGGAGGCCGAAGGGGCGCGCGACGATCCGGCCGCCTTCGAGGCGAGCCTGCGCGCCGCCGATTTCGTGATCTGCCAGACCGGCTGCGTGGGCCACGACGACTACTGGCGCGTGCAGGACCACTGCCGCCGCACCGGCAAGCCCTGCGTGCTGGTCGATCAGCCGCAGGTGGTGCATGTCATGCGCGGGCTGGCCCGCACGGCCGTGCAGGAGCCGGCGGACTGA
- the putA gene encoding trifunctional transcriptional regulator/proline dehydrogenase/L-glutamate gamma-semialdehyde dehydrogenase: protein MNAPLPSLPFAAFAPRAGVPADTPLRAAITAACRVPEPEAIAPLLEEARFDGAIAQRVQALALRLAGGLRQRKSAGGRAGLVQGLLQEFALSSQEGVALMCLAEALLRIPDNATRDALIRDKIARGDWEPHLGKSPSLFVNAATWGLLLTGRLVATHSEQGLGAALRRITARGGEPLVRKGVDVAMRMMGEQFVTGETIAQALANARPREAQGFRYSYDMLGEAALTAADAERYLQSYVDAIHAIGAASAGRGVYEGPGISIKLSALHPRYSRAQHARVMQELFPRVLHLAELARGHDIGLNIDAEEADRLEISLDLLEALCEAPSLAGWNGIGFVIQAYQKRCPFVIDHVIDLGRRTGHRLMVRLVKGAYWDSEIKRAQIDGLGDYPVYTRKAHTDVSYIACARRLLAAPDAVYPQFATHNAHTLAAIHELAVPERYAPGQYEFQCLHGMGEPLYEQVVGAAGLNRPCRVYAPVGTHETLLAYMVRRLLENGANTSFVNRVADATLPLETLVADPVAAVAAETPPGRPHPGIALPAALYGAARRNSAGLDLASDAVLAPLADALQQHAHQPWEATPLLAGPVPDGPRAPVRNPAWHADMVGSVQEATEADADSALQWACDAAPAWAATPAAERAAILCRAADALEARTPALLSLLVREAGKTCANAVAEVREAVDFLRFYAAQVEPQDAAAGWAPLGPVVCISPWNFPLAIFAGQVAAALAAGNTVLAKPAEQTPLVAACAVRILHGAGVPRGALQLLPGRGETVGARLVGDARVMGVLFTGSTEVARILQRSVAGRLDAAGRPVPLIAETGGQNAMVVDSSALVEQVVTDAVASAFDSAGQRCSALRVLCVQEDVADRVLEMLRGAMAELHVGRPDRLATDVGPVIDAEARECIARHIAALRERGRAVHQGPVPAGTEAEGTYVPPTLIELQSLSELQREVFGPVLHVVRYARADLDTMLDQIAATGYGLTQGLHTRIDETVERVLRRARAGNVYVNRNMVGAVVGVQPFGGEGLSGTGPKAGGPLYLLRLASQAPAGAALAAIAAASEGAAAANGPAPALRALADWAHAAGNAPLEDTCSQFARLSPAGRTATLPGPTGERNQYTVLARDHILCLADADADRLVQLAAVLAVGGQALWPATAAALRDTLPGAVQERIVLAADWQAPGTPLDAVLHHGPADALRAVCRVLAARPGPIVGVSGHAPGDTRVALERLVIERAVSINTAAAGGNASLMTMD from the coding sequence ATGAACGCTCCCCTCCCCAGCCTGCCCTTCGCGGCCTTCGCCCCCCGTGCCGGCGTACCGGCCGATACCCCCCTGCGGGCCGCGATCACCGCAGCCTGCCGCGTGCCGGAGCCGGAGGCCATCGCTCCGCTGCTGGAAGAAGCGCGCTTCGACGGCGCCATCGCGCAGCGCGTACAGGCGCTGGCGCTGCGGCTGGCGGGCGGGCTGCGGCAGCGCAAGAGCGCCGGAGGGCGCGCGGGGCTCGTGCAGGGCCTGCTGCAGGAGTTCGCGCTGTCGTCGCAGGAGGGCGTGGCCCTCATGTGCCTGGCCGAGGCGCTGCTGCGCATCCCCGACAACGCCACGCGCGATGCGCTCATCCGCGACAAGATCGCGCGCGGCGACTGGGAGCCGCACCTGGGCAAGAGCCCGTCGCTGTTCGTGAACGCCGCCACCTGGGGCCTGCTGCTCACGGGCCGCCTCGTGGCCACGCACAGCGAGCAGGGCCTGGGCGCCGCGCTGCGCCGCATCACCGCGCGCGGCGGCGAACCGCTGGTGCGCAAGGGCGTCGATGTGGCCATGCGCATGATGGGCGAGCAGTTCGTGACGGGCGAGACCATCGCGCAGGCGCTGGCCAATGCCCGCCCGCGCGAGGCGCAGGGCTTCCGCTACTCCTACGACATGCTCGGCGAGGCCGCCCTCACCGCGGCCGATGCCGAGCGCTACCTGCAGTCGTACGTGGACGCGATCCATGCCATCGGCGCGGCATCGGCCGGGCGCGGCGTGTACGAAGGCCCGGGCATCTCGATCAAGCTCTCGGCGCTGCACCCGCGCTACAGCCGCGCACAGCACGCGCGGGTGATGCAGGAGCTGTTCCCCCGTGTGCTGCACCTGGCCGAACTGGCGCGCGGCCACGACATCGGGCTCAACATCGACGCCGAGGAAGCCGACCGGCTGGAGATCTCGCTCGACCTGCTCGAAGCGCTCTGCGAGGCCCCCTCTCTCGCGGGCTGGAACGGCATCGGCTTCGTGATCCAGGCCTACCAGAAGCGCTGCCCCTTCGTGATCGACCACGTGATCGACCTGGGCCGCCGCACAGGCCACCGGCTCATGGTGCGGCTGGTCAAGGGGGCCTACTGGGACAGCGAGATCAAGCGCGCGCAGATCGACGGCCTGGGGGACTACCCCGTCTACACCCGCAAGGCCCACACCGACGTGTCGTACATCGCCTGCGCCCGGCGCCTGCTCGCGGCGCCGGACGCCGTGTACCCGCAGTTCGCGACGCACAACGCCCACACGCTGGCGGCCATCCACGAGCTGGCGGTGCCGGAGCGCTATGCGCCGGGGCAGTACGAGTTCCAGTGCCTGCACGGCATGGGCGAGCCGCTGTACGAGCAGGTGGTGGGCGCTGCGGGGCTGAACCGGCCATGCCGCGTGTACGCCCCCGTGGGCACGCACGAGACGCTGCTGGCCTACATGGTGCGGCGCCTGCTGGAGAACGGCGCCAACACCTCGTTCGTGAACCGCGTGGCCGATGCCACCCTGCCCCTCGAAACGCTGGTGGCCGACCCCGTGGCCGCCGTGGCGGCCGAAACGCCCCCTGGCCGGCCGCACCCGGGCATCGCGCTGCCGGCGGCGCTCTATGGGGCCGCCCGCCGCAATTCCGCCGGCCTGGACCTGGCGAGCGACGCCGTGCTGGCGCCGCTCGCCGATGCCCTGCAGCAGCATGCACACCAGCCCTGGGAGGCCACCCCGCTGCTGGCCGGGCCGGTGCCCGACGGGCCGCGCGCGCCGGTGCGCAACCCCGCATGGCATGCCGACATGGTGGGCAGCGTGCAGGAAGCCACCGAGGCCGACGCCGACAGCGCCCTGCAGTGGGCCTGCGATGCCGCGCCCGCGTGGGCCGCGACGCCGGCCGCGGAGCGCGCCGCGATCCTCTGCCGCGCCGCCGACGCGCTGGAAGCCCGCACGCCCGCCCTGCTCTCGCTGCTGGTACGCGAAGCGGGCAAGACCTGCGCGAATGCCGTGGCCGAGGTGCGCGAGGCGGTGGACTTCCTGCGCTTCTACGCGGCCCAGGTGGAACCGCAAGACGCTGCCGCGGGCTGGGCGCCGCTCGGTCCGGTGGTCTGCATCAGCCCCTGGAACTTCCCGCTCGCGATCTTCGCGGGCCAGGTGGCGGCTGCGCTCGCCGCTGGCAACACGGTGCTGGCCAAGCCCGCCGAGCAGACTCCGCTGGTGGCCGCCTGCGCCGTGCGCATCCTGCACGGCGCAGGCGTGCCGCGCGGCGCGCTGCAGCTGCTGCCAGGGCGCGGCGAGACCGTGGGCGCGCGGCTGGTGGGCGATGCGCGCGTGATGGGTGTGCTGTTCACCGGCTCCACCGAGGTCGCGCGCATCCTGCAGCGCAGCGTGGCGGGCCGGCTCGATGCTGCGGGCCGCCCGGTGCCGCTGATCGCCGAAACCGGCGGGCAGAACGCGATGGTGGTGGATTCATCGGCGCTGGTCGAACAGGTGGTGACCGACGCGGTCGCCTCGGCCTTCGACAGCGCGGGCCAGCGCTGCTCCGCGCTGCGCGTGCTCTGCGTGCAGGAAGACGTGGCGGACCGCGTACTGGAGATGCTGCGCGGCGCGATGGCGGAGCTGCACGTGGGGCGGCCCGACCGCCTCGCGACGGACGTGGGCCCGGTCATCGACGCGGAGGCACGCGAGTGCATCGCGCGCCACATCGCGGCGCTGCGCGAGCGCGGGCGTGCCGTGCACCAGGGTCCGGTGCCGGCCGGCACGGAGGCCGAAGGCACCTACGTGCCGCCCACGCTCATCGAACTGCAGAGCCTGTCGGAGCTGCAGCGCGAGGTGTTCGGTCCGGTGCTGCACGTGGTGCGCTACGCGCGCGCCGACCTGGACACGATGCTCGACCAGATCGCCGCCACCGGCTACGGCCTCACCCAGGGCCTGCACACGCGCATCGACGAAACGGTGGAGCGGGTGCTGCGCCGCGCCCGCGCGGGCAACGTCTATGTGAACCGCAACATGGTGGGTGCAGTGGTCGGCGTGCAGCCTTTCGGCGGCGAAGGCCTCTCGGGCACGGGGCCGAAGGCCGGCGGGCCGCTCTACCTGCTGCGGCTGGCCTCGCAGGCCCCGGCCGGGGCGGCGCTGGCAGCCATCGCGGCGGCGTCCGAAGGCGCCGCGGCGGCCAACGGCCCCGCGCCGGCGCTGCGCGCGCTGGCCGACTGGGCGCACGCTGCCGGCAACGCTCCGCTGGAAGACACCTGCAGCCAGTTCGCACGGCTGTCGCCCGCCGGCCGCACGGCCACCCTGCCCGGTCCCACGGGCGAGCGCAACCAGTACACCGTGCTCGCTCGCGACCACATCCTGTGCCTGGCGGACGCCGATGCCGACCGGCTGGTGCAACTGGCCGCGGTGCTGGCCGTGGGCGGGCAGGCCCTCTGGCCGGCCACGGCGGCAGCCCTGCGCGACACGCTGCCGGGCGCCGTGCAGGAGCGCATCGTCCTGGCGGCGGATTGGCAGGCCCCCGGCACGCCGCTCGACGCCGTGCTGCACCACGGGCCTGCCGACGCGCTGCGCGCGGTGTGCCGGGTGCTGGCGGCGCGGCCAGGGCCCATCGTCGGCGTCTCCGGTCATGCGCCGGGCGACACCCGCGTGGCGCTCGAACGGCTGGTGATCGAGCGTGCGGTCAGCATCAACACCGCCGCGGCGGGCGGCAATGCGAGCCTGATGACCATGGATTGA
- a CDS encoding Lrp/AsnC ligand binding domain-containing protein, whose amino-acid sequence MDDLDRIDRRILAILQDDGRISNLKLAESVALSPTAVLARVQRLTREGYILGYEARLNPQKLGAGMLVFVEVLLDRTTPNVFDQFKAAVQVHPSIMECHMVAGGFDYLVKTRQADMDAYRQFAGEVLWQLPGVRETRTYAVMEEVKHSFHLALGERGGRGGRS is encoded by the coding sequence ATGGATGATCTGGATCGGATCGATCGCAGGATCCTGGCGATCCTGCAGGACGACGGGCGCATTTCCAACCTGAAGCTCGCCGAGAGCGTCGCGCTGTCGCCCACGGCCGTGCTGGCCCGCGTGCAGCGGCTCACGCGCGAGGGCTACATCCTCGGCTACGAGGCGCGACTCAATCCCCAGAAGCTCGGCGCCGGCATGCTGGTCTTCGTCGAAGTGCTGCTCGACCGTACCACGCCCAATGTGTTCGACCAGTTCAAGGCGGCCGTGCAGGTGCATCCCTCCATCATGGAATGCCACATGGTCGCGGGCGGTTTCGACTACCTGGTCAAGACCCGCCAGGCCGACATGGACGCCTACCGGCAGTTCGCAGGCGAGGTGCTGTGGCAGCTGCCGGGCGTGCGCGAAACCCGCACCTATGCGGTGATGGAGGAGGTCAAGCACTCGTTCCACCTCGCGCTGGGCGAGCGGGGCGGGCGTGGTGGGCGCAGCTAG